The genomic stretch TGGCGTGGTTTTGAATtgataacatattaaaatacgTCGGAAATTCAattatattatatgtttttatcaATATTATCGTTAATGTATTGATAACAAGTTGAAATAAttgtaaatattattatttgtattGGGTGGTTTTGAATTGTCAACTTCTTAATGTGAGTTTTAACgttttataatataaattgatgaattttttatttatttattttcacttgttATGACACGAAATGCTTCGATCCATACTTCGTACGcattaaataatttttgaaaaagaCTTAAGATACGTGGAATGTGGCAGAACCCAATGGATTTTGATCAATCTAGAGCTCTGGAGCTCCAATCAAATCAGGTGTattattaattacttttttggtgaactttttgtaTTATGAGATTATTGTATTAGCTACTCAATCAAATCAGGTGTATTATCAATGGAGGCAGATTGACTGCATTTCTGTTACCGTGTCAttcttatctttttttatttatgcgatcacggttaagttGACATAGTTTAACCGTGATCGTATTAATAGGAGAGGATAAGAAAGACACGGTAACAGGAAGACAATCTGCCTCTGTAAGCGAAGGGGTTTCCTTGCTTCTTCTGCACGATGTGCTACTTCCTTTCCTATCTATACTCGCAAATTTGAGCAGGTTTGAAGCTGAATGTACAGAATATGAACAAGAAGGTATCTGATGTTGTTAAACAGGTTTTGCAAATCAGTCAAGACTCACTTCCTGCTGAAGGGCGGAAGACAATCATAGTTAAACCACAAGTATAAAACGAAACAAGGAATAAACATACATTTTCGTTATATATGTATCACCTAAGAAACACGCATGTATCACATTCACCGATCACGTCTCTCACAGAGGTGAAACGCACTTATATAGGTTGGTTCTGTGTAAATTGCACATCTGTGATAGAGGTGTTTAACAATGTGATTGACAAATTTGGTACGAAATACTTTTGTTCCAGTAAGTTTTTTGGAATCAGACATCAAACATTTTAGAATTACCAAGACGAAAacatgaaaaccctttgaaacaATTCTAACCTTTGGACGATGACGGAGCAACAACGATATGCATATAGTGGTTGTTTGGCGGAAGATGAAAGCGAAGGGGATAAAGTTTTCCAATCAGAGATTGCGTGAACACACAACAATTTCCTCCAATCCGGCTTCTTCCTTCAACTTTTGCTTCAACCCTTCTACCTCACTACCCTTGAATGGGAAGGAAAACTCTTCCGATGAATCCTCAACGTCTCCTTTCTCATTAGCAACACAATAGTAGATCATTCTCCCTGaaaaaagtaattaataatACACATGATTTGATCGAGTACCTAATACAATAGGACAAAGATTGGCTGTCTTTTCACTTACAGTGCCCTCCAGTGCTCTTCTGtttatgtggtcacggttaagccatgtcaacatttgatattactattcatttttgtcttattatctctataaaaaaacaatataaaatgttaacgtaacttaactgtgaccacacaaaacacgaGAGCACAGGAggacagacaatccttgtccaataCAATAATATCATAATACAAAAGTTTGCcaaaaaagtaattaataagACACTTGATTTGATTGAGTACCTAATACAATAAAGATTTGGATCCGAGCAGAGGGTCTGAGTCCTACTCATCAAATAATACGCGttattggattttgatccaatggtTATAATTATTGTAACTTTTAGAAGAACTCCCtatttgtaaccgttagatcaaaatcCAAAGGCCCGTGTTATTTGATGAGGAGGACACGAAATCTATgctaggagaggatccaaatccatacaATAATATCATAATACAAAAGTTCGCcaaaaaagtaattaataatGGAGTAGAATTCTCTCCCCGCTTATTCTCATCTCCTTCCCTTCCCTACTCTcacatattgttttttgtcttttgtctctataaaaaaatcaatataagatgctGATGTGGCTAAACCGTAACTGTTCAAATTAGgaggaaagaaaatatgagaaagaTTAGAAGAGGAGAGAATCCTTCTCCTTCAACGAAAACATGTATATGTATCAAAATCTAATTTCCCATGGGTCAGCAAATACAGATACCCTAGGTCTATATATATAGGATAATTTgaggaaaatcaaaattttaaactaaattatataaattaaatgataaaataacataatattttaatgaaatttaagttttatccTAAATGTCCTTGGAGTTTTACGACCTAACCAACTACCTAGTTGAAAGCAAATTGATCATTTTcggatctttttttttctaattcaccaaatcagagGATCtgaaccattgaaatttgattcaagggttaAAATTATTTCAACTTTTAAAATGAGCTCCTGTTTATagccgttagattaaatttcaataatccaGATTCCTTGATCTTTTGGATTAGGAGGAACGTATCCGGAGAGGGATCCCTTTCCCAGTTGAAATTAGGACCTACAATTTGTCAGACTCATTGTTGTTCAGTCTAGCTCCATGGGTTCAACTACTATATATAGAGCTACTCTTTCCTTAATATTTGCAAGAAAAACAAACCAAGAGGCAAACAGAAGTAGTATTTAGTTGGCATGGGAATGAGCAAAGTTCTTGTGGTAGGTGGTACTGGGTTCGTAGGGAGAAGGGTTGTTAGGGCAAGCCTTGCCGTAGGTCACCCAACATATGTCCTTCAAAGGCCAGAGATCGGCCTTGATATTGAGAAGTTGCAGATGCTCTTGTCCTTCAAGAAGGAAGGGGCTCACCTCGTGGAGGGTTCATTTTCTGATTTCCAAAGCCTTGTTCGTGCCGTCAAGCTTGTCGATGTTGTCATTTGCACCATGTCTGGGGCGCATATTCGGAGTCACAACATTTTGTTGCAGCTCAAACTTGTTGAAGCTATCAAAGAAGCCGGGAATATTAAGGTACGTATGCCACTAATTCGCTAGTTATGGACTAGTAATATTTCCGTCCACTTTGTGCAAAAAATGgtgatattttgaaatttagaGTATGTATGATAACTATTTCAActaagtttttagtttttgtacccttcaatttttgaaaattgaacacAGAATAATTATGACCTCATTGTAgttttctctgtttttcttcccttgcttttttttttttttttgtgtgtgtgtgtgcagcgTTTCTTACCATCAGAGTTCGGTCTCGACCCAGCACGCATGGGACATGCAATTGAACCAGGAAGAGTTACATTTGATGATAAAATGGTTGTGAGAAAGGCCATACAAGATGCTAAAATCCCCTTCACTTATGTATGTGGTTTCGCCTTTGCGGGTTATTTTGGTGGCAACCTTGCGCAGCTGGGGACAGTCCTTCCTCCAAAGGAAAAAGTGCTTATCTATGGAGATGGTAACACAAAAGGTACATATTAATTAAGTTTACAATCAGGAAAACGCTCAAACTAATAATATATCATATAAGTTTCTACATATCTATAtggttttggtttaattttaaaCGACGTAGAACTAATCGCCTTCGTTGATGATTTCCATTTATTGTGTAGTGACTATTGTGGATGAAGATGACATCGCAACATACACGATTAAGACTATAGATGATCTGCGAACATTGAACAAAACATTGTACATTCGTCCACCTGAGAACGTAGTCACTCATAAAGAATTGGTTGAAATGTGGGAAAATGTTATGGGCAGGAAACTACAACAGATCACCATTTCTAAACAAGACTTTCTTGCTTCTATGAAAGGTATTTAATTATGCggaataattaaagaaaattactaACTTAGTTCATGAAACCCTAGCTTGTGGGCCTGTGGCTCAAAGGCTACCCGATGGGTAAATTTATGTGGTTAACATCGTAGATCAATCTCATAAAGGATTTAATTGTTCGACACATTAAATTTCTATATAATTATTTAAGGGGTCTTTTAACTTTAATTCTTCAAgaatattgaaatttaaaataaatttgatgTCAAATTACATATTGAATATAGTACAttgatgtgtccttaattcaaaataattaatatgcattttatttaatgtcttccattaaatatttaaatttattaatatacaaattttaatttattttttgaccaaaaaaagtttttttttaatttattaattttatttaacattcttcaaatttaaaagactcaattaatgtacctaaatgtatgtataaaaatgtattatatcgaactaatgtatttaaatgttagtaccaaaatgtatatattgaaatatatgcaccgaaatgtattatattaaattaatgtacctaaatgtgtgtaccgaaatgtatgcaccaaaatgtattatattgaattaatgtacctaaatgtttgtatcgaaatatatgtacctaaatgtacgcaccgaaatgtattatatagaatttaatgtacctaaatgaagaagacaaagtacatcgaaatatattgtataacaaaaattagtttatctaaatgtttacaacaaaatatattatgataaatgaaataaaaattataattataatgaaataaaattaatacattaagattaggaagaaaaagagaaataattaaaaaatgctAATGTAATTgataaatgaggttattaatgtatcaagggactaaaattatattttgatcttactcatggttTTAGTCTATAAGTCATCTTTGCTAAGGATTAGAATGAAGTTTTCTAATTATTTAATCATATGCTAGTTTGATTTTGATCTCGATTTGAATGTCATATTTCAGGTATGGACTATGCAGGCCAGGTACGAGTGGCGCATTTCTACCAAGTTTTTTATGAAGGCGATCTGACGAACTTTGAAATaggggaagaaggagaagaagaagcttcAAAGCTTTATCCTGACGTGAAATATACACGTTTAGATgaatacataaaaatatatgcatgagaaaaagaaaaaaaacaactatTTAATAGTTTCTCAAAACTTTTTCGAGGGACACTCTTGTAGAGTTCATTACATATTGTATTTCAATTATCTAATCGTCCATCTTTAGATATCTCTCCGAAAAAATCAATACCAAGCTTCTGAGGATAACCTTTGGTCACAAGCCTTGCCTTGCTTTTGTGATTTTTGCCAatagcacaaccaaaaacaaaagaaattgacAAACTTCTCACCGCTGTGAGAAAGCTTATTTCTATTTACTATTTTTCTAAAACTAGCAGTAGAGGGATGTCCAAACCTCTTGTGCAATAGCTGTACAGATGCTTTATTACCGATTAAAACAGAATGAGATGTTTGTTGATACTGGGGGAAGGCCTTGAAATGGATATAAACCATGACTAACTGCCGCCTAAAAAGCATCATCCCTTGAGCGATCTTAATTTCAGATGCAtcaaaatcaaaggaaaactaatgaaaatggcttaaactttgagttttaatgataaagacaaaataaaggataaagtgaatagtactaggattaactttttagtgtaaaaatatggtttttcgttaaagtaaatagtactgtggcattttcgttaaa from Pyrus communis chromosome 7, drPyrComm1.1, whole genome shotgun sequence encodes the following:
- the LOC137738707 gene encoding isoflavone reductase homolog, whose amino-acid sequence is MGMSKVLVVGGTGFVGRRVVRASLAVGHPTYVLQRPEIGLDIEKLQMLLSFKKEGAHLVEGSFSDFQSLVRAVKLVDVVICTMSGAHIRSHNILLQLKLVEAIKEAGNIKRFLPSEFGLDPARMGHAIEPGRVTFDDKMVVRKAIQDAKIPFTYVCGFAFAGYFGGNLAQLGTVLPPKEKVLIYGDGNTKVTIVDEDDIATYTIKTIDDLRTLNKTLYIRPPENVVTHKELVEMWENVMGRKLQQITISKQDFLASMKGMDYAGQVRVAHFYQVFYEGDLTNFEIGEEGEEEASKLYPDVKYTRLDEYIKIYA